GTGCGTCGGGGACCGATCGCGGCACGCCTTCCATGACTCGGATGAGGGGTTCGGAATGTTGAACAGCAAGAACGGCGGCAGGCCGCTGGCGGCCGCAGCCGTCGCGAGCGTGCTGACCGTCACCGCCGCCGCCTGCGGCTCGGGTGGGACGGGAGACGGGACCGCCGCCACCGCCTCGGCCTCGGCCTCCGCCGCTGCCGAGAAGGTCACCATCACCGTGCAGACCTTCGGCAGCGGCGAGAACTTCGGTTACGACTCCGCGGTCGAGGCGTGGAACAAGAGCCACCCGAACATCCAGATCAAGTACGACAACCTCGCGGGCAACTTCGAGTCCGAGTACCTTCCGCAGGTCAACCAGTGGTTGGAGGCGGGAAGCGGCGCGGGCGACATCATCGGCATCGACGAGAGCGGCATGGGCCAGATGGCCGCCCGTCCGCAGCACTTCGTCGACCTGGCGCAGTACGGCCTCGACAGCCGCAAGGCGGACTTCCCCGAGTGGAAGTGGAACACCGGCCTCAACAAGGACGGCAAGCTGTTCGCACTCGGCACCGACGTCGGCGGGATGGCCATGTGCTACCGCAGCGATCTGTTCAAGAAGGCGGGGCTGCCGACCGACCGCGAGGAGGTCGCCAAGCTCTGGCCCGACTGGGACTCCTACCTGAAGGTCGGCCAGCAGCTCAAGAGCAAGCTGCCGAAGACCAGCTTCGTGGACGGCCCGGTCACCATCTTCAACACGCTGATGGTCCAGGAGGCCGGCAAGGCGGGCAACCTGACCTTCTTCGACAAGGAGCAGAACCTCGTCATCG
This window of the Nonomuraea africana genome carries:
- a CDS encoding ABC transporter substrate-binding protein; translation: MLNSKNGGRPLAAAAVASVLTVTAAACGSGGTGDGTAATASASASAAAEKVTITVQTFGSGENFGYDSAVEAWNKSHPNIQIKYDNLAGNFESEYLPQVNQWLEAGSGAGDIIGIDESGMGQMAARPQHFVDLAQYGLDSRKADFPEWKWNTGLNKDGKLFALGTDVGGMAMCYRSDLFKKAGLPTDREEVAKLWPDWDSYLKVGQQLKSKLPKTSFVDGPVTIFNTLMVQEAGKAGNLTFFDKEQNLVIESNPAVKTAFDFTKKLSEAGLSAKLAAWTDEWAAGQKNGAFATMACPSWMLGVISGNAGEENAGKWDVAAVPGGAGNWGGSWLAVTSQSKHPKEAAEVLNYLTSKEGQLHAFKEAGGVPSTLTGQQDPVVADAVNEYFSKAPSGKIFAESTQSVSPIFFGEKHTQVRAAVEQVLLGADQGSVKWGEAWAKFVAEGQMAAG